Proteins encoded by one window of Arachis ipaensis cultivar K30076 chromosome B04, Araip1.1, whole genome shotgun sequence:
- the LOC107639510 gene encoding probable sugar phosphate/phosphate translocator At5g05820 isoform X2 — translation MKTIPWPTIGVVISWYSSNIGVLLLNKYLLSNYGFKYPVFLTMCHMMMCSLLSFIAISIMQVVPLQNIQSKRQFAKICFLSLVFCFSVVCGNISLNYIPVSFNQAIGATTPFFTAVFAYFMTSKREAWVTYCTLLPVVGGVIIATGGERSFHLFGFLICVSSTAARAFKSVLQSILLSSEGEKLNSMNLLLYMAPIAMLVLLPATLLMEKNVIGTTVDLARNDIRIVLGNAKGAVAVVVSILIFKNPISVIGMMGYALTVTGVILYSETKKRYS, via the exons ATGAAGACAATTCCATGGCCAACCATAGGGGTGGTGATTTCTTGGTACAGTTCCAACATTGGTGTTCTCCTTCTGAACAAGTACTTGCTAAGCAACTATGGTTTCAAGTACCCTGTTTTCCTCACCATGTGTCACATGATGATGTGTTCTCTTCTCAGCTTCATTGCCATTTCAATAATGCAAGTTGTCCCTTTGCAGAACATACAATCAAAGAGACAGTTTGCCAAGATTTGTTTCCTTAGCCTTGTTTTCTGCTTCTCTGTCGTGTGTGGAAACATATCGCTTAACTACATTCCAGTGTCCTTTAACCAGGCCATCGGCGCCACCACGCCGTTCTTCACCGCCGTTTTTGCCTATTTCATGACCAGCAAAAGAGAGGCTTGGGTTACATATTGTACCCTGTTGCCTGTTGTTGGAGGAGTCATCATAGCTACTGGG GGTGAACGAAGTTTCCATCTGTTTGGGTTTTTGATTTGTGTTTCATCAACTGCTGCCAGAGCATTCAAATCGGTGCTTCAATCTATTTTGTTGTCCTCAGAGGG GGAAAAGTTGAATTCTATGAACCTTCTACTTTACATGGCACCTATAGCAATGTTGGTGTTGCTTCCAGCAACATTACTGATGGAGAAGAATGTGATTGGGACCACAGTGGATCTTGCAAGAAATGATATCAGAATT GTTCTAGGAAATGCAAAGGGGGCAGTTGCAGTGGTTGTCTCAATTCTGATATTCAAGAATCCAATTTCAGTTATAGGAATGATGGGCTATGCACTCACAGTCACTGGAGTCATTCTGTACAGTGAAACCAAGAAGAGGTATAgctga
- the LOC107639510 gene encoding probable sugar phosphate/phosphate translocator At3g11320 isoform X1 — translation MKTIPWPTIGVVISWYSSNIGVLLLNKYLLSNYGFKYPVFLTMCHMMMCSLLSFIAISIMQVVPLQNIQSKRQFAKICFLSLVFCFSVVCGNISLNYIPVSFNQAIGATTPFFTAVFAYFMTSKREAWVTYCTLLPVVGGVIIATGGERSFHLFGFLICVSSTAARAFKSVLQSILLSSEGEKLNSMNLLLYMAPIAMLVLLPATLLMEKNVIGTTVDLARNDIRIVWYLLFSSSLAYFVNLTNFLVTKHTSALTLQVLGNAKGAVAVVVSILIFKNPISVIGMMGYALTVTGVILYSETKKRYS, via the exons ATGAAGACAATTCCATGGCCAACCATAGGGGTGGTGATTTCTTGGTACAGTTCCAACATTGGTGTTCTCCTTCTGAACAAGTACTTGCTAAGCAACTATGGTTTCAAGTACCCTGTTTTCCTCACCATGTGTCACATGATGATGTGTTCTCTTCTCAGCTTCATTGCCATTTCAATAATGCAAGTTGTCCCTTTGCAGAACATACAATCAAAGAGACAGTTTGCCAAGATTTGTTTCCTTAGCCTTGTTTTCTGCTTCTCTGTCGTGTGTGGAAACATATCGCTTAACTACATTCCAGTGTCCTTTAACCAGGCCATCGGCGCCACCACGCCGTTCTTCACCGCCGTTTTTGCCTATTTCATGACCAGCAAAAGAGAGGCTTGGGTTACATATTGTACCCTGTTGCCTGTTGTTGGAGGAGTCATCATAGCTACTGGG GGTGAACGAAGTTTCCATCTGTTTGGGTTTTTGATTTGTGTTTCATCAACTGCTGCCAGAGCATTCAAATCGGTGCTTCAATCTATTTTGTTGTCCTCAGAGGG GGAAAAGTTGAATTCTATGAACCTTCTACTTTACATGGCACCTATAGCAATGTTGGTGTTGCTTCCAGCAACATTACTGATGGAGAAGAATGTGATTGGGACCACAGTGGATCTTGCAAGAAATGATATCAGAATTGTATGGTATCTGCTGTTCAGCTCCTCTCTTGCATATTTTGTTAACTTGACCAATTTTTTGGTCACAAAACATACAAGTGCACTCACCCTTCAG GTTCTAGGAAATGCAAAGGGGGCAGTTGCAGTGGTTGTCTCAATTCTGATATTCAAGAATCCAATTTCAGTTATAGGAATGATGGGCTATGCACTCACAGTCACTGGAGTCATTCTGTACAGTGAAACCAAGAAGAGGTATAgctga
- the LOC107639509 gene encoding serine hydroxymethyltransferase 3, chloroplastic, with protein MQATVGVAMMGSLQQPVWTKGMSFPSNKGYGGNGFIPQLTFHNAKPCKASPVEGSLVTGAPSSLSVSVPEIGGDGSKFLDYGLSEADPEVREIIDKEKDRQFKSLELIASENFTSRAVMEAVGSCLTNKYSEGLPGKRYYGGNEFIDELEILCQERALAAFHVDGEKWGVNVQPLSGSPANFAVYTAILKPHDRIMGLDLPHGGHLSHGFMTPKRRVSGTSIYFESMPYRLDESTGLIDYDMLEKTAIIFRPKLIIAGASAYPRDIDYRHFRKIADEVGAFLMMDMAHISGLVAASVLANPFEFCDIVTTTTHKSLRGPRGGMIFFKKDPVHGVDLESAINNAVFPGLQGGPHNHTIGGLAVCLKHAQSQEFKIYQNQVVSNCRALANQLIEHGYKLVSGGSDNHLVLVDLRPSGIDGARVEKILDMASITLNKNSVPGDKSALVPGGIRIGSPAMTTRGLGEKEFTLIADLIHEGVQISLEAKSLVSGTKLQDFLKFVTSPEFPLGDKVSKLRSKVEDLTTKYPIPGV; from the exons ATGCAGGCAACTGTTGGAGTTGCAATGATGGGTTCTCTGCAGCAACCCGTTTGGACCAAGGGGATGTCTTTCCCTTCAAATAAAGGGTATGGCGGTAATGGATTTATCCCTCAACTAACGTTCCACAATGCAAAACCATGCAAAGCATCTCCTGTTGAAGGTAGTTTAGTCACAGGGGCTCCATCATCTTTGTCTGTCTCAGTGCCCGAAATCGGAG GGGATGGAAGCAAGTTCTTGGACTACGGCTTGAGTGAAGCTGATCCCGAGGTTCGTGAAATTATTGACAAGGAAAAGGACCGACAATTTAAAAGTCTAGAGCTTATTGCCTCTGAGAATTTTACTTCTAGAGCAGTGATGGAAGCAGTTGGTTCATGCCTCACAAACAAGTACTCTGAAGGGCTACCGGGTAAAAG GTACTATGGTGGTAATGAGTTTATTGACGAGCTTGAGATCCTATGCCAAGAAAGGGCACTAGCTGCATTCCATGTAGATGGAGAGAAGTGGGGTGTAAATGTTCAACCATTATCTGGTTCCCCAGCTAATTTTGCAGTATATACTGCAATTCTCAAACCGCATGATCGAATAATG GGTTTGGACTTGCCTCATGGGGGACATTTGTCGCATGGATTCATGACACCTAAAAGACGTGTATCAGGAACATCAATTTATTTTGAATCTATGCCTTATCGACTTGATGAGTCAACAG GTCTTATTGAttatgatatgttggagaaaactgcTATTATCTTCCGGCCAAAACTCATTATTGCTGGTGCTAGTGCTTATCCTCGAGACATTGACTACCGTCACTTCAGAAAA ATTGCAGATGAAGTAGGCGCTTTTCTTATGATGGATATGGCTCATATAAGTGGGCTTGTTGCTGCATCTGTGCTTGCTAATCCCTTTGAGTTTTGTGATATTGTGACCACCACAACCCATAAG TCCTTGAGAGGTCCAAGAGGTGGAATGATATTCTTCAAGAAAGATCCCGTGCATGGTGTCGATCTAGAGTCTGCCATCAACAATGCCGTTTTTCCTGGCCTTCAG GGTGGTCCTCATAACCACACTATTGGAGGACTAGCAGTTTGCTTGAAGCATGCCCAATCTCAGGAATTTAAAATTTACCAGAATCAG GTGGTGTCTAACTGTAGAGCTCTGGCTAACCAGTTAATCGAGCATGGGTATAAACTGGTCTCTGGTGGTAGTGATAACCACCTGGTTCTTGTTGATCTGCGGCCATCT GGTATTGATGGCGCCCGAGTGGAGAAGATTCTGGACATGGCTTCCATAACCCTCAACAAGAATTCAGTGCCAG GCGACAAAAGCGCCCTAGTTCCGGGAGGCATTCGCATTGGATCGCCTGCAATGACGACAAGAGGACTTGGGGAGAAAGAATTCACATTAATAGCAGACTTGATTCATGAGGGTGTGCAGATAAGTCTCGAAGCCAAGAGTCTGGTCTCAGGGACAAAACTACAAGACTTTTTGAAGTTCGTAACATCTCCAGAGTTTCCTTTGGGAGACAAAGTCTCAAAGTTGCGTAGTAAAGTTGAAGATCTTACTACTAAGTATCCAATCCCTGGTGTCTAA
- the LOC107636709 gene encoding uncharacterized protein LOC107636709, whose product MLEFEVGEHVFLRVTPTTGIGRAIKTKKLNLRYIGPFEILRRFGPVAYQVALPPHLSNLHNVFHVSQLCKYTSDATHVLEPESVELKENLTFQVTPARIDDTSVKKLRGKNVPLVKVTWERAGVEEHTWELESEM is encoded by the coding sequence ATGTTAGAGTTTGAAGTGGGAGAGCACGTATTCCTTAGAGTTACACCGACAACTGGAATTGGAAGAGCAAtcaagaccaagaagttgaatcTGAGGTATATAGGACCGTTTGAGATTTTAAGGCGATTCGGGCCGGTGGCATATCAAGTGGCCTTGCCACCTCACCTATCTAACCTACATaacgtattccacgtgtcacaactctgtaagtacacgtcggatgcgACTCATGTGTTGGAGCCTGAATCGGTCGAGTTGAAAGAGAACTTGACTTTCCAAGTAACGCCAGCGAGAAtcgatgacactagtgtgaagaagctgCGAGGAAAGAATGTTCCATTAGTTAAAGTTACTTGGGAGCGAGCAGGAgttgaagagcacacttgggaattggagtctGAGATGTGA
- the LOC107636707 gene encoding uncharacterized protein LOC107636707 encodes MTAVAPMEIRVFSDLVNKARVVEEYAKTVAASKDAYGENTSKGRGKYYHPRGQNFKRGGSAHQSQGSFRKNTHDQFQRGKGRGSQSGCFNCGLPGHIARDCTRGKNPNAGQSQHQGRVFAVNAKDASKEDLLMRGICLFGDKTLIALYDIEASHSFISFAKVEELGLKVSELPFDLHMILGFDWLLKNRVLLDCFERTIRFMPEGESGVVIAMGYYLNFVVVHCSGEECQGYILLTANALGDTQGLDQIPVVKDYPKVFPEDIPEFPPQREIEFAFELVPGAGPLSIAPYRMAQIELAELKTQL; translated from the exons ATGACTGCTGTGGCCCCTATGGAGATCCGTGTCTTCTCCGACTTGGTGAACAAAGCAAGGGTGGTTGAGGAGTATGCCAAGACCGTAGCGGCATCCAAGGACGCCTACGGAGAAAATACTAGCAAGGGACGTGGCAAGTATTACCACCCGAGGGGTCAAAACTTTAAGAGAGGAGGATCTGCGCATCAAAGTCAAGGTAGTTTCAGGAAGAACACTCATGATCAGTTTCAGCGTGGCAAGGGAAGAGGAAGTCAGAGTGGGTGCTTCAACTGTGGACTGCCTGGTCATATCGCGAGGGATTGCACTCGTGGGAAGAACCCGAATGCGGGTCAGAGTCAGCACCAGGGGCGAGTTTTTGCTGTGAATGCTAAGGATGCTTCCAAGGAAGATCTGTTGATGAGAGGTATTTGTTTATTTGGTGATAAGACTTTAATAGCATTATATGATATTGAAGCATCGCATTCGTTTATCTCGTTTGCTAAAGTTGAGGAATTAGGCTTGAAAGTGTCAGAGTTACCTTTTGatctgcat atgattttgggATTTGATTGGTTGTTGAAGAATCgggttttgttggattgctttgaacGGACAATTCGATTTATGCCGGAAGGAGAGAGTGGAGTAGTGATAGCCATGGGATACTACCTGAACTTTGTAGTGGTGCACTGTAGTGGGGAAGAGTGTCAGGGTTACATCTTGTTAACTGCTAACGCTTTGGGCGATACCCAAGGCTTAGATCAGATTCCGGTAGTTAAGGATTATCCGAAGGTATTTCCAGAAGATATCCCTGAGTTCCCACCTCAACGGGAAATCGAGTTTGCGTTTGAATTAGTGCCGGGAGCCGGACCACTGTCAATTGCTCCTTATAGGATGGCTCAGATAGAGCTGGCCGAGTTAAAGACTCAGTTGTAA